The Elaeis guineensis isolate ETL-2024a chromosome 12, EG11, whole genome shotgun sequence sequence ACCTGTCAGCAAGCATGGGCATGGCCTGGATCAAAGTTCAGCAGCAGTGGCGCTTTGGGTAAGTGGCTCTTTAACGTGGAAAGCCTTTTCTTTTCTTAATTTCGGTGCTAGTTGAAGACATTTGGAGTGCGATAATTCTTCTCGTAGCTTTCGGATCAAAATTTGTCTCCTAAAATGTTTCCTTCTGTATAAAGTTTGTCAAGTGTTCTTGATGTGAATGAAACAATAGCAACTCTAAAATCACCCATATTACAATCTGAGTAAAAACACTTCAATACAAACCTCATGAAAAGGTTCGATCTGATTCTACTCAGCCTCGTCAACGTGCCCGGCCCTTATCGTCGTCAGCCATTGCATCCTGGTACTCCATATACACTGAAATCCAGTCAACGTTAACTCTGAACATTGTAACACTCCAATATTACTTCTTTCCACTAGTTCTTCTGATTTTCTTACAGGATGAACCATTACATGCCTTTATATAGTTACATAATGACTCTTGATACATTCCTTACATAAATGTACTCGAATATCTAAGAGACAACTATTAATACTCACATAGAATTCTAAAAGACACCCCTCGGGAACCCTAAAGATACATCGTGAATAGTAGCATTAAATTGTTCATGACTACTACATTCGGTTTAATATCCGACAAATCATTCATTCATATTGCTCCCTACCCCCGTGAGATCACCTACGTTGTTCTATCAGTGACAACATGAGCTCTTCCTCTAGACTGTATTGTCTAGTCGAATCACTAGCATTGCCTTTAACTGGTAGCTTGCCTGGCAAGCTTGCTGTCATTCCACCATTTTGTACAACAtcaaaatcatgctttgattttcCGAACCTTCGAATGGTGTGAAGTTTTTGTTCCACCTCCCTCATCGTGGGCCTTTCTTCCCCTTTCAATCTCAGACACAATTCAGTAAGAGAAGCAACtattttgatctcttcttctcctctttcttccccAATGTAGGGGTCTAAAATGTCAAAGAGATGATTCTCCCTTAAGGAACAAATGAAATCCAAAGTTAGAGTTCTTTCTGTATGTCTACTATAAGAAATTGGATTCTTTCCGGTTAGCAACTCCAAGAGAATGACTCCAAAGCTATAGACATCACTCTTTTCTGTTAGTTGGCCTGTTTGGTGGTACTCAGGATCCAAGTAACCGTATGTTCCTTGAACAGCTGTGGTTACACATGTTTGATTGAGAGGAATAGACCTTGAAGCACCAAAATCTGATACTTTTGCAGTATAACTTTCATCAAGTAGAATGTTAGATGACTTGACATCTCTGTGGAAAATTGATATTGAAGCGGCATAGTGAAGATATGATAGTGCACTTGCAATTTCAGCAGCAATCCTTAGACGATCTTGCAATGATAGAGGAGCAAAGTGTTGGCTGTCATGGAGATGGTTGAAAAGAGTTCCGCCAGAGATAAATTCATAAACTAATAAGGGGACTTTGGATTCTAGACAACATCCAAAGAGCTTAACCACATTCCTGTGATTGATTTGAGAAAGAATGACCATCTCATTTataaattgatctaactcaatctgATTTGCTATCTTTGACTTTTTGATAGCAACCACACGTTGGTCTGATAGAATTCCTTTATAAACAGTGCCATGGCCTCCCTTACCAACAACACGTGCGCCATCAAAATTATTGGTTGCCTTCTCTAGCTCTTCTAGTGTGAAGATTTTCATCCTCTCAACAAGAGTTTCATCAGAAGAAACAAGCTGTTGTAACAGCAAACCCCGATTTTCACGAAataaccttttctttctttttttcacattTATTTCCTTCAATTTTCTCCAAATCAGAACACTAgatccaagaagaagaagaatgcctACTCCAACACTTCCGGCTGTTATAAAAATTGTGCCTGCCAAGATATGTAAGAACTTATAATGACATTCTGCAACATTTTGGACGGTGGACAAATTAAGATCAGCAGACAGGCAGGAGAAAGAAGTaggaatgaataaataaataaataaagcttCCATTAGTCGTGACCATGATAGAATCAGATCCTCTCCAGTTTGTGTCTACTCCATCCAGTCAAATCGGCCATCACCATCCATGCGGGTGGATCTCTTCTATTGCTTAGGAGTAATCAAACAGAATGTTTCCATTTTGGTTTTAAGCATGTGTTATCAATCAGCCGTTGATTAGTAAGAATATCTTGAATGAATGGTGGATGATTCAACTAGATAGAACTGGACATAGATTTTTTATCTTTTGGAGTAAGAAGTACTGGACATAAATAGAAGTTAGGTAATCCAAAATTGAGCACCATGCACATATTTGGATGTTGCCAGCGTCCTGCATTTATTCTGCAACCTATAGTCATTGTTTCTATGTGTATCCGTGATTCAAGAAAAATATATCAATTGTTAGGTAGTTAGGTGTAGAAGAGAGAACACACCTAAAACGGACTTATCTCTGATGCAGCCTGCTTTTATCAGAGCATTTCCATGGGTGCCATGTGGACAGTAGCAAGTGTAGCTCCCGGGGGAATTACGACAGGCTCCATAGCATGGATACTGCTCCCGACGCGCACACTCGTCTATATCTACAAGAGAAACAGCTTTATGAGAAGAAGAAGCCATGCTTTGAAACACAATTTAGAATTACGAGTAGTTGAGTCACTGAGCAATAAATTGGTGGTTTGATGGGCGATTCATGACTCCCTCCACTTTTAAGACTAGGGAGAGAgagccagagagagagagagagagagagagagagagagagagagactgagTGCACTCCAGTTCTTGTGGATTGATATCTTGGACAGATTAACTCACAGATCAATAATTCCATATGAAAGCTCGGAATTCAATCAGAAAAATACTCATCAGTAATGTTATTTAAGTTACACAAAATTTTAGGTAGTATAAGAATTGACATATGCGCGCGCGCATGAAGGTACAACAAAAGTTGTGCGTACAAAGACTCGTAAATAGTAATTATACGTGGATTCTGGTCAAGAATAATCATATATGCTTAGCCAACATGATATATATGAAAAATACTTTAATTTGACAGAGGTAGTTGGACCAAGTTAGATTGCTGATCCACCCAAAGCTCACCTGAGTTATTCAACTAAATTAATAGCTGAGTTTCCTAATTACGTTTCTAAGGCAGAAGCTAGCAGTTCAACGATGATCCAACGGAaatttgatcgaactcctttctTGACCGGATGATCCTTGATTCAGACAACTGAATTTAGGGTATAAGCAAATTTAAAACTCGTGATCGGTACCTTGGCATCCATTGGAGAGATAGGGATTGCCTTCATAGCCCACCGAACAGTTGCAATAGTATCCAGGGCCGTTGGGAGAGTCAGTACACTCGCTGTACTCGCTACGACAAAGGTAAGAAGTGGGGTTGAGCTTGGCTTTCTCACAGCTCGTGCCTCCCACCGCCCAGTCCAGCGCCAAAGGCACCCCATTCTTATTTCTCTCGTAGAAATCCGACGATCTGATATCAGAGGCCATTAATTTGTGCCATTTCTCATCTGCCAAGAAAGAATAGATGCAAGGATACAGCTGGAAGGTGCTTGGATCCGGATTGCTTACGAATATGATAGAATCATACTGGACAATCCCCTTGGGAATGGAAGCCTGGCAGCAGCCCAAGCCGTTGCACGAGCTACCGATGGTGCTGCTTATATTGAAGCATGTCAGCATGCATCCACTGACGAAGCCCTGTGCATCGGAGCTTACCATGTAGGCATAGGCGTCGCAGCCAACAGCGGTGAATTTGTTGCGAGTGTCGGAGAACTTGAAGGATGTGCCTTTAAAGTTCATCGGCCAATGGGCGGATTTGTTTTGGTAGTTACAATTCCAGCTGATGTTGCCGTAGACATGCGCGATTCCTTGTGGCAAGTCGACATCGATTAGCTCGACGTTGCCACCTAAGAAAGGCTTCGAGTCGTTGCATGTGACCTCGAAACCTTCCATGAAGCAGTTGGGGCCAATGCCGAAGGGGTATGGGATGGAGATATTGCCGCACGTCGCTGGGCAGCTTGGTGACCAAGTAATCGCCGATGCCACCGCCGCCGTTCCTAGCAGCAGCTGTAGCTGGAGCAAGAGCACTGGCATGGATGCCATATCCCTCTACTGCTAAAAGATTGCATATGACGGAACATATGTATCAGCTTTTTAAATAAagatgcaaagaaaaaaaaaatttccaggcATGTGTTGGTTCTGTCGTAAATTTCGCGGACGTATTGACGCGGAAGAGGAGACCCTTGGAATTAGTCTTCACCGGCAAGCGTGTTGTCCCCTGACTTTGGTGACCCTCTAGATACTTTTCAGCATGAGGACCAACTTGGCTGCTGTTCTAGATATTTATTGTACCGATCCAATAAAAATACATCCATcaagattagaaaataaaatatataaaaaaaattaaaaaaaaatatctgtcGCGGCAGTCCGCAATATAATTTTCATGTGATTATACATAATATCATCATCCACTTTTTGCACAGAGATTTTGACTCTTTCTTAAATAATTTcattgtgaggaaaacttcttgACTTGACTTAGTCCCTCTTAACATTGAATGTTCATTGTGGTATGTTTGGCGTGGGTTTGAATGCTTTGGATCATAGAACTCTTCCATACTTTTGTGAATTTGTCCCCACCTCCGCTGGGAGAAGCGGCGGGGACCCGCAAAACCATATTTTAGTCGATTGGTAGCtctgattttatattatactAACCTCTGTCTTGTTCTACAAGCACTTATCATTGTTTCACTATATCACCTCTGCCATAGTCTTTTAAGACGAAATcttattctcaaaaaaaataaataaataaaatatgaagCTTTATATTAGAATATGCTGTGCCAGATAATTATGCTACGCATTTAGTCAGTTAATGACAGTAATCTAATCGAATCATCTTCTAATATGAATTCAGTAATGTGATGATTTTGCATAGCTGTTTATatcctttttcatctttttccCTACACAAAAGCCTCAGTGTTGTGTGCACCGGATGCAATTGGACCGCGTCAAATCCCACGGTGAAGTCCTTAGGCATTGATATTAGGGCTGGTAAAATACGATTCAATCCGTCAATCTGATCCATATTCGATCCGTTATAAACAGGTTTGGATTTAGACTAAACGGATTTGGATCGTAAATAGAtcgacctatttaacctatttaataattggattggatttgaattttagatatatgatccgtttaatccgtttaatattcagatcggattgaatcagataacccatttaatctgtttaatttatttctaacccatttaacctgatctgtttaacatgtttaccccatttaagatccgtttaacttgtttaacacctgtttaatctgtttctgacccatttaatccgatcaatttaacctatttaactcgTTTAACcagtttaacccgtttaacctaatttgacttatttaataaataagttaaacaAGTCAGATCGaactatctatttaataaataaatcagatttagatttgaatttttgatttgtttaataaatagatcagatttgagttgacgattttttgatccgattcGTATTGATCTGATCCATTTGTGATCcgatccgattgccacccctaattGATATGCATCTCCATGTGCAGCGAGCAGCTTGCCCACATATGCACCCTCTCTGCATCCCATCCTAATCTTCGGGTGGCCCCATCAGATTGCTGGTGGACTTCTCCGCCCTTGCCGCTATCCTCGTCACTCGACGCGGACCGGAGAATGTAGGATGGAGTTGAGAAGAATAGTAGAGTGGTTGAGCAGGGTTGCTGTTCGATAAAATGCTCGAGAGAGGGGAGTGGAAAGACATCACGATCGCCCTGTGAGCAAGCATGGGCATGTCTTGGATCAAGTTCCACAGCAGTGGAAATGCTAGCATGGGACAAATAGAAAGGGACTGAATAATTGATGAACGGCAATGGAAAGCCTTTCCTTTTTTTAATTTCGGTACTAGTTGAAGGCATTTGGAGTGCGGTTTATGATGGATAATTAATCTTCTCTTggctttctcaaaaaaaaaaaaaattctaaaatgttTCCCTCCATATGAAGTTTGCCCGGTGTTCTTGATGTGAATGAAACAATAGCAACTCTAAAATCAGTATGCGTATTGCAATCTGAGCAAAAACACTTCAATACAGACCTCATGAAAAGGTTCGATCTAATTCTACTCAGCCTCTTCAACATGCCTAGCCCTTATCCTCGTCCGCCATTGCATCATACTTTGACATCAAATTATGTTAGCTTGGAAAGTGTGTTGGTTCACGCATTTGAGCTCAATACTACTATATGTTGGGGATAGCAGAAGCATCAAAGTTCTATAATCATTCTAATTGATATAATGGGAGAGAGCAGGAGAGGTTAGATGGAACATGACACTCCAGTATTACTTCATTCCATTAGTTCGTCTGACTTTCTTGCAGGATGAACCATTACATGCCTTTATACCGTTACATAATGACTCTTGATACATTCCTTACATAAATGTACTAGAATATCTAAGAGACAACTATCAATACTTGCATAGGATCGTAAAAGGCACCTCATGACGAACCCTAAAGATACATCATGAATACTAGCATTGAATTGTTCATGACTATTCAACTCATGGGACCCTTTACTTGCCATGATGCTTGACATAAACTATTTACTTGTTGACCCTTTGACTATACCTTATAGGATACCTTGTAGAATACCATGTAGGTTGACTCAATTGAGGTGACTACTAACTTCAGTTTAACATGCAACAAATCATTCATTCGTATTGCTCCCTGCCCCCGTGAAGTCATCTTGGTTGTTCTATTAGCGACAACATAAGCTCCTG is a genomic window containing:
- the LOC105054848 gene encoding putative wall-associated receptor kinase-like 16 isoform X1, whose protein sequence is MASMPVLLLQLQLLLGTAAVASAITWSPSCPATCGNISIPYPFGIGPNCFMEGFEVTCNDSKPFLGGNVELIDVDLPQGIAHVYGNISWNCNYQNKSAHWPMNFKGTSFKFSDTRNKFTAVGCDAYAYMVSSDAQGFVSGCMLTCFNISSTIGSSCNGLGCCQASIPKGIVQYDSIIFVSNPDPSTFQLYPCIYSFLADEKWHKLMASDIRSSDFYERNKNGVPLALDWAVGGTSCEKAKLNPTSYLCRSEYSECTDSPNGPGYYCNCSVGYEGNPYLSNGCQDIDECARREQYPCYGACRNSPGSYTCYCPHGTHGNALIKAGCIRDKSVLGTIFITAGSVGVGILLLLGSSVLIWRKLKEINVKKRKKRLFRENRGLLLQQLVSSDETLVERMKIFTLEELEKATNNFDGARVVGKGGHGTVYKGILSDQRVVAIKKSKIANQIELDQFINEMVILSQINHRNVVKLFGCCLESKVPLLVYEFISGGTLFNHLHDSQHFAPLSLQDRLRIAAEIASALSYLHYAASISIFHRDVKSSNILLDESYTAKVSDFGASRSIPLNQTCVTTAVQGTYGYLDPEYHQTGQLTEKSDVYSFGVILLELLTGKNPISYSRHTERTLTLDFICSLRENHLFDILDPYIGEERGEEEIKIVASLTELCLRLKGEERPTMREVEQKLHTIRRFGKSKHDFDVVQNGGMTASLPGKLPVKGNASDSTRQYSLEEELMLSLIEQRR
- the LOC105054848 gene encoding putative wall-associated receptor kinase-like 16 isoform X2 is translated as MASMPVLLLQLQLLLGTAAVASAITWSPSCPATCGNISIPYPFGIGPNCFMEGFEVTCNDSKPFLGGNVELIDVDLPQGIAHVYGNISWNCNYQNKSAHWPMNFKGTSFKFSDTRNKFTAVGCDAYAYMVSSDAQGFVSGCMLTCFNISSTIGSSCNGLGCCQASIPKGIVQYDSIIFVSNPDPSTFQLYPCIYSFLADEKWHKLMASDIRSSDFYERNKNGVPLALDWAVGGTSCEKAKLNPTSYLCRSEYSECTDSPNGPGYYCNCSVGYEGNPYLSNGCQGTIFITAGSVGVGILLLLGSSVLIWRKLKEINVKKRKKRLFRENRGLLLQQLVSSDETLVERMKIFTLEELEKATNNFDGARVVGKGGHGTVYKGILSDQRVVAIKKSKIANQIELDQFINEMVILSQINHRNVVKLFGCCLESKVPLLVYEFISGGTLFNHLHDSQHFAPLSLQDRLRIAAEIASALSYLHYAASISIFHRDVKSSNILLDESYTAKVSDFGASRSIPLNQTCVTTAVQGTYGYLDPEYHQTGQLTEKSDVYSFGVILLELLTGKNPISYSRHTERTLTLDFICSLRENHLFDILDPYIGEERGEEEIKIVASLTELCLRLKGEERPTMREVEQKLHTIRRFGKSKHDFDVVQNGGMTASLPGKLPVKGNASDSTRQYSLEEELMLSLIEQRR